The following proteins are encoded in a genomic region of Coffea eugenioides isolate CCC68of chromosome 6, Ceug_1.0, whole genome shotgun sequence:
- the LOC113776192 gene encoding GTP-binding protein BRASSINAZOLE INSENSITIVE PALE GREEN 2, chloroplastic isoform X1: MAAALPYAPPLYSAVCNFNVKLHVKNSICSNGFARPRFFTGLSKKSGRSSCEIRCSQSTTIKKTEKDSRKGHRKGEGRLILSEGRDQDESYESICPGCGVFMQDKDPNLPGFYKKKKVELSEVIGDEDEEDSGGLMDDEFDDFDEEDEEFEDGIEGQLEGSGDGVEGRFQGADGVDWDLEELENEFEKEDDELKKLDGFGPAGVGYGNITEEVVEKGKKIKLSKAERKRMNREARKDKEEVTVCARCHSLRNYGHVKNQVAENLIPDFDFDRLVTTKLIKPTGVADATVVVMVVDCVDFDGSFPKRAAKSLFKALEGSRDGFKSNKKLPKLVLVATKVDLLPLQISPARLDRWVRHRAKANGAPKLSGVYLVSARKDLGVRNLLAFIKELAGPRGNVWVIGAQNAGKSTLINSFARKGGVKVTKLTEAAVPGTTLGILRIGGILSAKAKMYDTPGLLHPYLMSMRLNREEQKMVEIRKELQPRSYRIKAGQTVHVGALARLDLIQSSVETIYVTVWASANVSLHLGKTENADEIKIKHGGVRLQPPIGEVGVPQLGKWVRKEVKVSGTSWDVNSIDIAVAGLGWFSLGLKGEANLTLWTYDGIEITLREPLVLDRAPFLERPGFWLPKAISDAVGNQTKLEAQVRKEHQETSITCD; the protein is encoded by the exons ATGGCAGCAGCTTTGCCATATGCACCACCTCTATATTCAGCTGTTTGTAATTTCAACGTTAAATTGCATGTAAAGAACTCTATTTGTTCAAATGGTTTTGCAAGGCCTCGATTTTTCACAG GTCTGAGTAAGAAAAGCGGCAGGAGTAGTTGTGAAATTAGGTGTAGTCAATCGACAACAATCAAGAAAACAGAGAAAGATAGCCGAAAAGGTCATAGGAAAGGTGAAGGGAGGTTGATTTTGAGTGAAGGAAGAGATCAGGATGAGAGTTATGAGTCTATTTGCCCTGGTTGTGGAGTTTTCATGCAAGATAAGGACCCTAATCTTCCTGGtttttataagaaaaagaaGGTGGAACTTAGTGAGGTCATaggggatgaggatgaggaggATTCTGGGGGTTTAATGGATGATGAATTTGATGATTTTGACGAGGAGGATGAGGAATTTGAGGATGGCATTGAGGGGCAATTAGAAGGGAGTGGTGATGGGGTTGAAGGAAGATTTCAGGGTGCAGATGGGGTTGATTGGGATTTGGAAGAGTTGGAAAACGAATTTGAGAAAGAAGATGATGAGTTAAAGAAGTTGGATGGGTTTGGTCCAGCTGGTGTTGGTTATGGTAACATTACAGAAGAGGTTGTGGAGAAGGGGAAGAAGATAAAGTTGTCGAAAGCAGAGAGAAAAAGGATGAATAGGGAAGCTCGGAAGGACAAAGAGGAGGTGACAGTATGTGCTCGATGTCATTCTTTAAGGAATTATGGGCACGTTAAGAATCAAGTAGCTGAGAATTTGATACcggattttgattttgataggTTGGTGACCACCAAGTTAATAAAACCCACAGGCGTTGCTGATGCTACGGTTGTGGTTATGGTGGTTGATTGTGTTGATTTTGATGGTTCATTTCCTAAGCGAGCAGCAAAGTCTTTGTTCAAGGCTCTGGAAGGAAGCAGAGATGGTTTCAAGTCTAACAAGAAGCTGCCAAAGCTTGTTTTGGTGGCTACGAAGGTTGATCTTCTTCCATTGCAGATTTCCCCAGCAAGGTTAGATAGATGGGTCCGCCACCGTGCCAAGGCAAACGGAGCACCTAAGCTGAGTGGGGTTTATCTAGTTAGTGCTCGTAAGGACCTGGGAGTGAGGAATTTGTTGGCATTTATTAAGGAGTTGGCTGGACCAAGAGGGAACGTCTGGGTAATTGGAGCTCAGAATGCTGGGAAGTCGACATTGATTAATTCATTTGCTAGAAAAGGAGGAGTAAAAGTTACAAAGCTTACTGAAGCTGCTGTTCCTGGGACAACACTGGGGATATTGAGGATTGGGGGAATATTATCTGCCAAAGCAAAAATGTATGATACACCAGGCCTGCTACATCCATATCTCATGTCCATGAGATTAAACAGGGAGGAGCAAAAAATGGTTGAGATACGGAAGGAGCTTCAACCTCGAAGCTATAGGATCAAG GCAGGTCAGACTGTACATGTTGGTGCCTTGGCAAGACTAGATCTTATCCAGTCTTCTGTAGAGACAATCTATGTCACTGTCTGGGCATCTGCAAATGTTTCTCTCCATTTAGGAAAGACGGAAAATGCTGATGAGATCAAGATCAAGCATGGGGGAGTCAGGCTACAG CCACCTATTGGTGAAGTAGGAGTTCCTCAATTGGGCAAATGGGTCAGGAAAGAAGTTAAAGTGTCTGGAACAAGCTGGGACGTGAACAGCATTGATATTGCGGTGGCTGGCTTAGGCTggttttctttgggtttgaaaGGTGAAGCCAATTTAACACTCTGGACATATGATGGCATTGAGATCACCTTGCGAGAACCTTTGGTTCTTGACAGGGCTCCTTTTCTTGAGAGACCTGGGTTTTGGCTACCAAAGGCTATATCAGATGCAGTTGGTAATCAGACTAAACTAGAAGCCCAAGTGCGGAAAGAGCATCAAGAAACTAGTATCACATgtgattaa
- the LOC113776192 gene encoding GTP-binding protein BRASSINAZOLE INSENSITIVE PALE GREEN 2, chloroplastic isoform X2 has translation MAAALPYAPPLYSAVCNFNVKLHVKNSICSNGFARPRFFTGLSKKSGRSSCEIRCSQSTTIKKTEKDSRKGHRKGEGRLILSEGRDQDESYESICPGCGVFMQDKDPNLPGFYKKKKVELSEVIGDEDEEDSGGLMDDEFDDFDEEDEEFEDGIEGQLEGSGDGVEGRFQGADGVDWDLEELENEFEKEDDELKKLDGFGPAGVGYGNITEEVVEKGKKIKLSKAERKRMNREARKDKEEVTVCARCHSLRNYGHVKNQVAENLIPDFDFDRLVTTKLIKPTGVADATVVVMVVDCVDFDGSFPKRAAKSLFKALEGSRDGFKSNKKLPKLVLVATKVDLLPLQISPARLDRWVRHRAKANGAPKLSGVYLVSARKDLGVRNLLAFIKELAGPRGNVWVIGAQNAGKSTLINSFARKGGVKVTKLTEAAVPGTTLGILRIGGILSAKAKMYDTPGLLHPYLMSMRLNREEQKMVEIRKELQPRSYRIKAGQTVHVGALARLDLIQSSVETIYVTVWASANVSLHLGKTENADEIKIKHGGVRLQRFLFYFKDIASSNAKFKMFYNACQYFQC, from the exons ATGGCAGCAGCTTTGCCATATGCACCACCTCTATATTCAGCTGTTTGTAATTTCAACGTTAAATTGCATGTAAAGAACTCTATTTGTTCAAATGGTTTTGCAAGGCCTCGATTTTTCACAG GTCTGAGTAAGAAAAGCGGCAGGAGTAGTTGTGAAATTAGGTGTAGTCAATCGACAACAATCAAGAAAACAGAGAAAGATAGCCGAAAAGGTCATAGGAAAGGTGAAGGGAGGTTGATTTTGAGTGAAGGAAGAGATCAGGATGAGAGTTATGAGTCTATTTGCCCTGGTTGTGGAGTTTTCATGCAAGATAAGGACCCTAATCTTCCTGGtttttataagaaaaagaaGGTGGAACTTAGTGAGGTCATaggggatgaggatgaggaggATTCTGGGGGTTTAATGGATGATGAATTTGATGATTTTGACGAGGAGGATGAGGAATTTGAGGATGGCATTGAGGGGCAATTAGAAGGGAGTGGTGATGGGGTTGAAGGAAGATTTCAGGGTGCAGATGGGGTTGATTGGGATTTGGAAGAGTTGGAAAACGAATTTGAGAAAGAAGATGATGAGTTAAAGAAGTTGGATGGGTTTGGTCCAGCTGGTGTTGGTTATGGTAACATTACAGAAGAGGTTGTGGAGAAGGGGAAGAAGATAAAGTTGTCGAAAGCAGAGAGAAAAAGGATGAATAGGGAAGCTCGGAAGGACAAAGAGGAGGTGACAGTATGTGCTCGATGTCATTCTTTAAGGAATTATGGGCACGTTAAGAATCAAGTAGCTGAGAATTTGATACcggattttgattttgataggTTGGTGACCACCAAGTTAATAAAACCCACAGGCGTTGCTGATGCTACGGTTGTGGTTATGGTGGTTGATTGTGTTGATTTTGATGGTTCATTTCCTAAGCGAGCAGCAAAGTCTTTGTTCAAGGCTCTGGAAGGAAGCAGAGATGGTTTCAAGTCTAACAAGAAGCTGCCAAAGCTTGTTTTGGTGGCTACGAAGGTTGATCTTCTTCCATTGCAGATTTCCCCAGCAAGGTTAGATAGATGGGTCCGCCACCGTGCCAAGGCAAACGGAGCACCTAAGCTGAGTGGGGTTTATCTAGTTAGTGCTCGTAAGGACCTGGGAGTGAGGAATTTGTTGGCATTTATTAAGGAGTTGGCTGGACCAAGAGGGAACGTCTGGGTAATTGGAGCTCAGAATGCTGGGAAGTCGACATTGATTAATTCATTTGCTAGAAAAGGAGGAGTAAAAGTTACAAAGCTTACTGAAGCTGCTGTTCCTGGGACAACACTGGGGATATTGAGGATTGGGGGAATATTATCTGCCAAAGCAAAAATGTATGATACACCAGGCCTGCTACATCCATATCTCATGTCCATGAGATTAAACAGGGAGGAGCAAAAAATGGTTGAGATACGGAAGGAGCTTCAACCTCGAAGCTATAGGATCAAG GCAGGTCAGACTGTACATGTTGGTGCCTTGGCAAGACTAGATCTTATCCAGTCTTCTGTAGAGACAATCTATGTCACTGTCTGGGCATCTGCAAATGTTTCTCTCCATTTAGGAAAGACGGAAAATGCTGATGAGATCAAGATCAAGCATGGGGGAGTCAGGCTACAG AGGTTTCTGTTCTACTTCAAAGATATTGCTTCCTCAAATGCCAAATTCAAAATGTTCTACAATGCTTGCCAGTATTTTCAATGTTAA
- the LOC113774925 gene encoding protein EARLY RESPONSIVE TO DEHYDRATION 15 — translation MALVSGGRSTLNPNAPLYIPACMRQVEDFSQEWWNLVTTSTWFRDYWLSQNHVEDFFGSEDDGYDYEDTDVVDLLPDNIDLGMDEDDLTMEAQFEEFLRSSETGQGYMSVFSADKGMPANGFSSDSGALIKNFKLSMEKGSRSPAEQAKFLEKPAKFISPKCSPRRIQQPR, via the exons ATGGCATTAGTGTCCGGAGGAAGGTCAACTCTAAACCCAAATGCGCCTTTGTACATCCCTGCTTGCATGCGCCAAGTGGAGGACTTCTCCCAAGAGTGGTGGAACTTGGTGACTACCTCCACTTGGTTCCGTGACTATTGGCTCAGTCAGAACCATGTTGAGGATTTCTTTGGCAGTGAAGATGATGGGTATGATTATGAAGATACTGATGTTGTTGATCTGCTGCCGGATAATATTGATCTTGGCATGGATGAGGACGACTTGACCATGGAAGCTCAGTTTGAGGAGTTCCTCCGCTCATCTGAAACTGGACAGGGTTACATGTCAGTGTTCTCTGCTGATAAAGGAATGCCTGCAAATG GTTTTTCAAGTGACTCTGGGGCACTGATAAAGAATTTCAAGTTGTCAATGGAGAAAGGGAGCAGGTCTCCTGCAGAACAAGCTAAGTTCCTGGAGAAGCCTGCAAAGTTCATTAGCCCAAAATGCAGCCCTCGCCGGATCCAGCAGCCCCGCTGA